The Actinomyces wuliandei genome contains the following window.
CGAGCCTGTCCGTTTCAGCGTTCTTGGACGCCTCATCGGCAACGCCGTTCCCGTCCGCCTGGGAGAAGTAGTAGGGCGTACGATAGTGTCGCACGTCCGCACGGGCAGTCCGTCCGGGCGTGCGGTAGGGGCTCAGTAAGGACGTCACTCGGTCAGCTCGACAGACCTGTCTGGTCCGCCTGGGCGCTCCCCAGCAGGAGCCCGCCAGGCCCGTGGCAGCCCGGACTACGCGCCCCACGTCCCACGGCCCCACGTCCCGAAAGGTATGCAGCCGAGCATGCTCCCACCCCGCACCCTGAGCACCTCCCTGCCCGCCCCTGCTGAGCAGCGGCGGTGGAGGAGCCAGGTCCTTCCCACCCTGCGGGGAACGGTGCTCGACGTCGGCGCCGGACCAGGGTTCTGCGGCGCGGTACTTGACCCGCAGGTCTCCTGGCTGGCCCTTGAGCCCAGGCCCGGGCGGCGGCTGACCGCCGCTGTGCGCTCCCGCCCCCGTTCCCGGCTGCTGGAGGCCACGGCCGAGCAGGTCCCGTTGGAGGATGGCAGCGTGGACGCCGTCGTCTGCTCCACCGTCCTGTGCTCGGTCACCGACCCGGCACATGCCCTGGCCGAGATCTTACGGGTACTGCGCCCCTGCGGTCGGCTCGTGTTCTTTGAGCACGTTGCCGCCCCTCCTGGCACAG
Protein-coding sequences here:
- a CDS encoding class I SAM-dependent methyltransferase, which translates into the protein MLPPRTLSTSLPAPAEQRRWRSQVLPTLRGTVLDVGAGPGFCGAVLDPQVSWLALEPRPGRRLTAAVRSRPRSRLLEATAEQVPLEDGSVDAVVCSTVLCSVTDPAHALAEILRVLRPCGRLVFFEHVAAPPGTAARHVQGLAAPLTRLLGHGCDPCRDTAATIYQAGFSAVELETLRTGGLLGRLVPVVQGQAVR